A stretch of Castanea sativa cultivar Marrone di Chiusa Pesio chromosome 2, ASM4071231v1 DNA encodes these proteins:
- the LOC142624215 gene encoding uncharacterized protein LOC142624215: protein MEVGGNEFTEITLRPLDLSDIDAFMVWATDDKVARFCTWDAYTSKADALDFIKNKVIPHPWFRAICLNGQPIGAISVTRNIGNDECRGELGYALGYKYWGKGIATKAVKLVANTIFSEWPNLERLQALVLVENVSSQRVLEKAGFQREGVLRKYMTVKGKTIDLVMFSLLSTDPQS from the coding sequence ATGGAAGTAGGTGGAAATGAATTCACTGAGATCACTCTTCGGCCATTGGATCTTTCTGACATAGATGCTTTCATGGTGTGGGCTACAGATGATAAAGTGGCTCGTTTTTGCACATGGGATGCTTACACTAGCAAAGCAGATGCACTAGACTTTATCAAAAATAAGGTTATTCCTCACCCATGGTTCAGGGCAATTTGCCTTAATGGCCAGCCCATTGGTGCCATTTCAGTGACCAGAAATATAGGCAATGATGAGTGCAGAGGTGAACTTGGCTATGCTTTGGGCTACAAGTACTGGGGCAAAGGAATTGCAACTAAAGCAGTTAAGCTGGTGGCTAATACTATATTTAGTGAGTGGCCAAACTTAGAGAGACTTCAAGCTCTAGTTCTTGTTGAAAATGTGTCATCCCAGAGGGTGTTAGAAAAGGCTGGGTTCCAGAGGGAAGGTGTTCTAAGGAAGTATATGACTGTGAAGGGGAAAACTATAGACCTGGTGATGTTTAGTCTTCTTTCTACTGATCCCCAGAGCTGA